The following proteins come from a genomic window of Rutidosis leptorrhynchoides isolate AG116_Rl617_1_P2 chromosome 10, CSIRO_AGI_Rlap_v1, whole genome shotgun sequence:
- the LOC139870692 gene encoding uncharacterized protein, producing MKQFLAMLSMLTMPLECEILFLYVSIANEAFGSVLVAERDKTQKPIYFVSKALVVSEINYTPMEKFVYALLLTSRRLRWYFQGHPIHVLTDLPVKQFLNKPEISGRLAKWAIELGSYEITYLLRTSVKGHFLADYLEEMTGELEVIYERTELKPTQGETWDLFTDGASCTESADAGLVLTSPSGEEHTYALYFNFDVTNNEAEYEFNGSFDVHELSMQKYLHLLKEAAENFEHFELAQASRSQNKKANALSKLASLTFSHFQKQVWVEELSNKAIDVRLVFAVVEETQPNWMDPIIANLRNNTLPEDKNEARLARI from the exons ATGAAGCAGTTTCTCGCGATGCTGTCTATGCTCACTATGCCTCTAGAGTGCGAAATTTTGTTTCTTTATGTCTCAATTGCAAATGAGGCTTTTGGGTCAGTTTTGGTGGCAGAACGTGACAAAACGCAGAAACCAATTTATTTTGTCAGTAAGGCACTTGTAGTAAGTGAAATTAACTATACGCCAATGGAGAAATTTGTATACGCGTTACTTTTAACTTCAAGAAGATTACGGTGGTATTTTCAAGGGCATCCTATTCATGTTTTAACTGATTTACCGGTTAAACAATTTTTAAATAAGCCTGAAATATCTGGAAGGCTTGCCAAATGGGCAATTGAGTTAGGATCCTATGAAATAACTTACCTTCTGCGAACTTCTGTGAAGGGGCATTTTCTTGCGGATTATCTCGAAGAAATGACCGGCGAATTAGAGGTAATATATGAAAGAACAGAATTGAAACCTACGCAAggtgaaacttgggatttatttactgatggtgcatcatgtaCAGAAAGCGCAGACGCAGGATTAGTTTTGACAAGCCCAAGTGGTGAAGAACATACATACGCATTGTATTTTAATTTTGATGTTACAAATAATGAGGCTGAGTATGAG TTTAATGGATCATTTGATGTGCATGAACTTTCTATGCAGAAGTACTTACACTTGTTAAAGGAAGCTGCAGAAAATTTTGAGCATTTTGAGCTTGCGCAAGCTTCAAGGAGCCAAAACAAAAAAGCTAACGCATTAAGTAAGTTGGCGTCTTTAACTTTttcgcattttcaaaaacaagtatgggttgaaGAGCTGTCCAATAAAGCAATTGATGTCAGATTAGTTTTTGCGGTTGTCGAAGAAACGCAACCAAATTGGATGGATCCTATAATTGCAAATCTGCGCAATAATACACTACCCGAAGATAAAAATGAGGCCAGATTAGCGCGCATCTGA
- the LOC139870693 gene encoding uncharacterized protein, which yields MSRHDMIPVNSPWPFYKWDIHIVGPFPAGAGNVKFLIVAIDYFTKWVEAKALRTITGVQRHKKRLNEKRTGWVDELSNVLWAYRTTFKKSTGETHFSLAYGSEAMIPAEILVPTHRVANFDETANNEALCENLNFVEERRLIAAIREANNKQQIVKYYNK from the exons ATGTCACGGCATGACATGATTCCAGTTAATTCGCCATGGCCATTTTACAAGTGGGACATTCATATTGTGGGGCCATTTCCTGCGGGAGCAGGGAATGTAAAATTTTTAATTGTGGCAATAGATTATTTCACCAAGTGGGTGGAAGCAAAAGCATTACGCACTATTACAGGagtgcaa CGGCATAAAAAGCGCTTAAATGAAAAACGCACTGGATGGGTTGATGAACTCTCTAATGTGCTATGGGCATATCGCACAACTTTTAAAAAGAGTACCGGCGAAACACACTTCAGTCTAGCGTACGGCTCAGAGGCAATGATTCCTGCTGAAATCCTCGTGCCAACGCATAGGGTTGCCAATTTTGATGAAACTGCAAACAATGAAGCTTTGTGCGAAAATTTGAATTTTGTTGAGGAACGCAGATTGATAGCTGCGATAAGAGAAGCGAATAACAAACAACAGATTGTGAAATATTACAACAAATAG